AGGCAGAATGTCTGTGATTTGGCTGACCACACCCAGAGGTGGACAGGTTAATCATTGACCCCATTTACACTTCTCTCCTATTTATACTGTatggtttgagaaacagaaacaCCATCAGtgtagtgatgcaggtctttagatgtcgaacacatgaaattgtgtcattccaaATTTTATAAGCAACGTTACATTACATTTTGTATGTCTCCAGCAGTTTCCCCTACCAGCTGTTCCATACTCCGTGTAGCCTGCTGCTAGAATGGACGGATATGTATCGTTCAAGTTGCAAAAAATGGATTATAACGTTGCAGATAAAGTTGAAAGTGAAATCGCACAAGAAGTGTCTTTGGTGGTAAAAAAGCAAGATTCTCCTATAAGGGTTGTCCAGTAAAACGTCAGTCAGCGATGTtactggagagagaaacagaggattgTACTACACTCAAATACGAAAActaacatatacagtacatactaaaaatgtacagttgaagtcggaagtttacatacacttaggttagagtcattaaaactcgtttttcaaccactccacaaatttcagtaatttttccaacaattgtttacagacagattatttcactgtatcacaattccagtgggtcagaggtttacatacactaagttgactgtgcctttaaacagcttggaaaattctagaaaattatgtcatggctttagaagcttctgataggctaattgacataatttgagtcaattgaaggtatacttgtggatgcatttcaaagcctaccttcaaactcagtgcctctttgcatgacatcatgggaaaagcaaaagaaaaggcctcaggaaaaaaaaaaattgtaggcctccacaagtcttgttcatccttgggagcaatttccaaatgcctgaaggtaccacattcacatgtacaaacaatagtatgcaagtataaacaccatgggaccacacagcagtcataccgctcaggaaggagaagcgttctgtctcctagagatgaacatactttggtgcgaaaagtgcaaatcaatcccagaacagcaaaggaccttgtgaagatgctggaggaaacaggtacaaaagtatctatagccacagtaaaatgagtcctataatcgacataacctgaaaggctgctcagcaaggaagaagccactgctccaaaaccgccataaaaaagccagactacggtttgcaactgcacatgggacaaagatcgtactttttggagagatgtcctctggtctgatgaaacaaaaatagaactgtttggccataatgaccatcgttatgtttgtaggaaaagggggaggcttgcaagccgaagaacaccatcccaaccgtgaagcacggtggtggcaacatcatgttgtgggggtgctttgctgcaggagggactggtgcactttacaaaatagatggcatcatgaggaaagaaaatgatgtggatatcttgaagcaacatctcaagacatcagtcaggaagttaaagtttggtcgcaaatgggtcttccaaatggacaatgaccccaagcatacttccaaagttgtggcaaaatggcttaaggacaacaaagtcaaagtattggagtggccatcacaaagccttgacctcaatcctatagaaacgttgtgggcagaactgaaaaagagtgtgcgagcaaggaggccaacaaacctgattcagttacaccagctctgtcaggaggaatgggccaaaattcacccaacttattgtgggaagcttgtggaaggctacctgaaacatttgacccaatttaaacaatttaatggcaatgctaccaaatactaattgagtgtatgtaaacttctgacccactgggaatgtgatgaaagaaataaaagctgaaatgaatcactctctctactatttttctgacatttcacattcttaaaatgaagtggtgatcctaactgacctaagacagggaatttttactctgattaaatgtcagggattgtgaaaaactgagtttaaatgtatttggctaaggtgtatgtaaacttccgacttcaactgtatgtgctcaCTGTGCTAAATGGAAAACATAATACAATATGATGCTGTGTTATATTACTCACAGGCAGCATAGCATTGAAGAGATGTGTGATGAATGAAGCTCCGTTCTGCACAGCCTCCTCAGCTTGGGACAGGTTGGCTACAGAGTGTCCTACACATGGAATAGGTTGACAGGTACACTTAGTGATATCACATCATCCGACACAGTGTGGCAACCTCCTGCTTACAGACAGGAGATGTCTATTGGATTGCATCAACAGCCTGGTTTTCTGTTGTTTAAAATAAGTCCTCATAAACCCTTTATAAGGCCTATATAGATGCTTAATAAAACATTTGAGCAGatgtaatacatacagtataaaggCTATGTCATTCCCAGCATGCACACAAAGAGGAGCATCTAAGTCATACATGTAAATGATATTTTATTCCCATAATACTACACCTACCTAGAGACACAGTGATGTACCTCTGAGCCATCTCTGACCATATGACATAGATGATTCATAAAACATGCATAAGGCGTACATAGATGCTTCACAATTAAATCATGCATAAGCATATGTCATAGGCCTACATAAAGAGTATTCTATTCCCAGTTTAATACACATACCTAGAGAAACAGTGATGCCCCTCTGAGCCAGCTCTCGAACCACCTTCTCACTGTTGGGTAGCTCGGGGGCCAACGTCACCATGGCAACGTTATCCAGGGTCCCGTAGGTCTCAATCAGGTCCAACATGCCGCCCGACTGGAAGGAGCGCAGGTACTGCTCCGGGTGGGCTCCCTTCTTCTCTAAACTGATGAATGGACCTTCTAGATGACAGccttgagagagagtgaggggtgggggggatgGGTAAGACAGCGAAATGGACAAGAAAGGGCAGAAATATGAAATATTGACAGAATGTGTAATGGCATATCacactgttttataacatttcctCTATGACCATACAGTTATATGGAATACAGTATTGGATATCATGTCCAGATATAAGGACCAATCAGACATATGAAAATGTGTCTACATCCTTCCTGACTGCATCCTTACCCAGAACTCcagctccctccactcctccactttgAACTTTAACCTCAGTCAAGACCTAGAAAACAGGTATTTTACTCGAAAGGTACGTGCATAAGGATTTCATAACACATGCATAAATATTGCATTCATAAGCAATACATAAGAATTTGATCAAGCCTGCATGGAGTGCCAGGCCAGGTCGGTGTGGTTTGCATATTTGAGACTATTTGgatccaaatcaaatcacattttattggtcacatacacattaagcagatgttattgtgagtgtagcaaaatgcttgtgttcctagctccaacagtgcagtagtatctaacaattcacattGCGCCAGACAAGATCAATCCACCACAGctcaagtatttgaaagaaaacgaACACTATTTGAAACACATTTGAATGGGAGTCACTAatgacatacactatatatacaaaagtatgaaatggtttgttgagatcggtgtggaagaacttgactggcctgcacagagccctgacctcaaccccatcgaacacctttgggatgaattggaatgccaactgcgagccaggcctaatcgcccaacatcagtgccccgcctcactaatgctcttgtgattgaatggaagcaagtccccgcagccatgttcctacatctagtggaaagccttcccagaatagtggaaagccttcccagaatagtggaggctgttatatcagcaaaggggggaccaactccatacgcccatgattttggaatgagatgttcgacgagcaggtgtccacatacttttggtcatatagtgtatgTGAGACAATGGTGAGAAATGGGACATGTTGTTGAGAGGACAGGTATAGAGGTGGTGCCTACCTTGTGGTAGATGTTTGGAGGGGaggtgactagggtgggtaaaaAAGAGGTGACACCATGCTCCAAGATTTTCTTGGCTACTAGGGCCACACctcctctgacattactggttGCTTGCGAGAAGTCGATGCCATATCCTCCTGTGGGTGTAAAACAATGGATCATCGATTTGAGTTTGGAAAATCCTGTATCCAATGGCTTCCTTGTTCTGGTGAGAGAAACAGCTCGCAGGCTGTGTTAGTTTTAGCAAGGAACATTCCTCCAATAAAGCTTTAAGAAGTCCATACCTGCAATTGAATTGGGGACAGTCCCTGGAGTGAATTgacaccccccccaaaaatactaaCCATTGATCTGAACGTCAATGAACCCAGGAGCGATGATGAGGCCTTCACAGTCAACACGTTGATCTGCGTAGCCTTCCTCATCAAAGAACAACTTCTCTGGGTCTAGGATCCTTCCTTCCCGCACCCACAGATCCTCTCTGGAGGAAAGACaggaacaatacacacacacacagttacacaaaccctgtcacacacacacacacagtaacacacatcgTAACAACGCTTGTTTTACATGTAACGGTATTTATTTTACATGTGTAAcggagtgtgtatgtatgttcatAGCCACGTGATTGTGTGTTCATTTGTGTGTACCTCTGCAGCTTGTGATCTCTTAGTATCCTGCAGTTGACGAACTGGGTGATCGGCGCCTTCGACACAGACTTATTGGTAGGCATCTTCCACAAGACGCTATGTCACCTCTCCTGAAGTGTAATCACTTCAGGCAGACTCTCTCTATAAATAACAGCCAAAGAACAGTACAGACAAGTTATCAAAGAAAGCCTTTGAAgagttacactattacagtacACTATTACAGTACCAACCTGTAAAACCTTGAATAGCCAACTGTTCCGTCTTTATTCTTCAGGTTACATATCACATCTGGGATAATCAGTATACCAACCCACCACCATAAACAGACACGCCAATGTAAGAACCTTCCTATAACAACATTGTACAATGCTGAAGGTGCAACATTTGACTTTGACCCCCATGTTGTCATTGCATTTTATTTCACCCTAAAACAGATCTGATAAGAATCTAACACTAAAACcatttgaatacagtgttgttagTCTATTAATGAATAACAACAGTGTGTAGGGAGGCAAAGACACCGTAAATGACATGATAACAGGAAATAAAtctatttccatgacagaataaAAGCAATGTTGGACTTACCTTGCAGAGAGCATAgtttcaaatacatgcaacttaaaagttacatatcacaaaatgtgtatttgaaatcttttggacatcagagcaaccTTAAGGGAATCTTATTCGAGTCAGAAAATTATGTTCATATGACAGAgaagatatacaaaaccttgcagagagtatatccaactgacaatctcttagaaaaaaaaataataaactattggaaccaagacttaatAAAAAGAACTGATGTTGGCACAAGGTGGAGGGAAAGCTGGAGCATAACTAACTAAATTACAGTTTAAGAAAATCTACGCTTAATCCAGTATGAACGAATGTATAGAATTTATAATACAGAATTCTGAAATTCAATAGCACAACGGCAGTCAtatcttaagtgtaaaactatactgaccaaaaatatacaaaaataacatgtaaagtgttggtcccatgtttaatgagctgaaggaaaagatccctgaaatcttccattcgcacaaaaagcttatttctcgcaAATGTTGCGCATTTTTTTgggcatccctgttagtgagcatttctcctttgccaagacaatcttgacaggtgtggca
Above is a window of Salmo salar chromosome ssa03, Ssal_v3.1, whole genome shotgun sequence DNA encoding:
- the amdhd2 gene encoding N-acetylglucosamine-6-phosphate deacetylase yields the protein MPTNKSVSKAPITQFVNCRILRDHKLQREDLWVREGRILDPEKLFFDEEGYADQRVDCEGLIIAPGFIDVQINGGYGIDFSQATSNVRGGVALVAKKILEHGVTSFLPTLVTSPPNIYHKVLTEVKVQSGGVEGAGVLGCHLEGPFISLEKKGAHPEQYLRSFQSGGMLDLIETYGTLDNVAMVTLAPELPNSEKVVRELAQRGITVSLGHSVANLSQAEEAVQNGASFITHLFNAMLPFHHRDPGIVGLLTSDQVPQDRTVFYGMIADGIHTNSAALRIAHRAHPTGLVLVTDAITAMGLPPGRHTLGQQVIEIQGLHAYVAGTKTLSGSIATMDMCVRHFKQASGCSVEQALEAASLHPAQLLGISRCKGTLDYGADADLVLLDDALNVRATYIAGQEVWRK